The DNA sequence TAGCAGAATGGCGGTCCTCTGAGCAGGTGGAAAATGGAACCCCATCTACTTCGCCCCCTTATTGGGACTCTGATGACGACGACGACGGTGGTATTGTTTTATGCACTACATATGCTAATTGCCTAGTGTGTTAGAATGtgtattccatttttttttcaataataccAGGCTTGTGGAAATTTTGAATCAATGGATCAAAAAGATACCAAATCTAGATACCAATGTTTTATAGCTACTATACAGATGATATTGTTATTTCCAAATACATTTATGTATTTTACTTGAAAATGTGAAATAACATAGTATACTTTCACAGGCTTCAGTCAGTTTCTTTTTTTCCAAAATCTTATTAAACCTGCCCTTGCATAATTTTACTTTACTTTTGACTGCACATCTCTGCATGGTATCAGTTTTATAATGTCATTTCCTCCCAAATTTCTGATTTGATATAAAGGTTTAATTCATCTTTTGGTATATTTCATTTCTAATTACCCTTTCACTCCGCCATGGATTGAAAATTTAGTCTTCCTTTATTCTATTGTAAGAAATAAGAAACTCTACATTTCCCATGTCATTTATTAGTGAGTGTTTCTGCTCTCAAATTTTATTTGGATGATTTGTTAAATGTTCACAAACCTCTTACTTTATAGGGCCAAAGCCATCAGAGTTATATGGAAAATATACGTGGAAGATAGAGAAGTTTTCTCAAATTAACAAAAGGGAACTTCGTAGTAATGCTTTTGAGGTTGGCGGCTACAAGTGGTATGAATTCTGAATATGCTTAATTTCTGTGCATGTTGAGCATACAAAAATGCTATCACCTTAGTTTGCTTGTTTAGATTGTTCATATTCACCGTGTATGTGGTGAGACATGTATTCTTTCATAGACATCagttagtttttattttctttgttgttgGGGCAAAACCAAATCATCCCGACCCCACTtggtgggataaggctttgttgttgttgttgtttaatatttatttatgtagggGAAGGATATGCCCCTTGAACAAAATTCTTACATGCACATGCTGCTGTAAAGTTGTGATTTGAATGCTTGTAGGACAGAGAATGGCTGTTTGAAAGATTTGTGTAACTATTTAACATGTactgtatttttaatttttggcttCGGCGAATTGATAATCATTGAGTCCTCCTTTTTCCACACAACACATGCAAAGACTCTACCCACGAATAATTAGTTAAGTAATTAGTGGAACTATTACAGACTGCTTTTCCTCTTCCTTATGCTTAACAGTGAATGTATTTGACATACCATGTAATGCTCCAATCATGGGTGGTTATTTTGCAAACATATTGGGGGTACATCTTCAGGATTCCTTTTGTACCCACCAAGGGAATGTAGCCTGAACTCATTTCTGAAGGGTTGCATAAGTGCTGCAGTGTGAGAAATGTATATGTCCACGAGACATAGTTACCCCTAAAGTTTGGCGCATATTTACTGATAGATGCATGTGGCTTGGGCAAACAGTCATCATAAGATGAGTtagttttgaaatttttgttgTGGCAGGTATATCTTGATCTATCCCCAGGGTTGTGATGTTTGCAACCATCTCTCTTTGTTTCTTTGTGTAGCTAATCATGACAAACTTCTTCCAGGTGTGTTATTATTTCCTTTGTTGAATTATCTTGATTATCAATTATGTTTGGGGTATAATTATGGAATTTCTTGTTTGTCTGTCTACCAGGTTGGAGCCATTTTGCTCAGTTTACTATAGCTGTGGTAAATAAAGACCCTAAGAAGTCGAAATATTCTGGTTGGTtggttaataatttttttttgtttgttccaGTGGGTTCTTAATTTATCCATTACCAAGTTTGAGTGCGCATAAAACTTTTGTAGATACATTACATCGCTTTTGGAAGAAAGAGCACGACTGGGGATGGAAAAAATTCATGGAGCTGTCAAAAGTATTAGATGGGTTTATTGATGCTGACACTCTTATAATAAAGGCGCAAGTCCAAGTCATCAGGTGCTCTATGATTGTTTAAGCTATAATTTGATTTATTGAAGAATCAATCTTGTATTTTTGACTTATAATCAGAAAAAGAGTATCATAGTTAGGTCTCAACATAACCACTTGTTTTGCAAATTCAAGGATACGTTATAGCTAAGAATGCACTATATCTTGTCTATTGAAGGGAATCCACTTCTTATGGATTTTTATTTAtctagtttttactttttatttatagTTTTTTGTAAGTTAATGTTTCCTCTGTTTTGATATTGAAGTGCATCCTCTTATGTTGtcctattttgtttttaaatccAGCTTTACTATAAAGCTCCCCATTTAAACTCACATTTTGACCTTTGGTGGCTGAATATTGTTTTGGCAATTTATCATGTTGCTTTCGGTGTTTTCATTTGCATGGAATTTATTCGTCTTTGTAAGTGTTCCTATTCTTTGCTTCTTGTTTTGTAGGGAGAAAGCAGACCGGCCCTTTCGCTGCCTTGATTGTCAATATAGGAGAGAACTTGTTAGGGTATACTTGACAAATGTAGAGCAAATTTGCCGTCGTTTTGTGGAAGAGAAAAGAAGTAAACTTGGAAAGTTGATAGAGGATAAAGCTAGATGGTCAAGGTATGTCTTTGAttttggaacttctatcatgtTACTGTTTGGAATGATCATGACTGAGTTAACTATACAATTCCCTATTTTGGAAGACATAATGTTTTGAGCTTACCTTTACCGTGCTTCATGGTTCTTGTAAATGTGACTTGGTaggactttaatgaaatttttgctATCTGCTGGATTTTTAGTAACATGGTCACTTGGGTTCATGTGTGTTCTTGGACGCATGTATGTCTGCATATGTTTGTACATTTATTCACTTACTGGTTACTTGGTTAGTGGTTACATGTAATTCATTTCTTGATAACATTTCCTTTGATGTGGTCGCAGCTTCTGCTCCTTCTGGGTGGGAATTGAACAAAATGCTAGGCGTCGTATGTCAAGGGAGAAGATGGATGCAGTCCTGAAAGTAGTTGTTAAGCACTTTTTTATTGAGAAAGAAGTTACATCTACGTTGGTAATGGACTCATTGTATAGTGGTTTAAAGGCTCTTGAAGGCCAAACTAAGTCCAAGAAAAGTAAGGTGAAACTATTGGATACTGAAGAAGTGCGAGCGCCAATTGTTCGTGCAGAGAAAGATATGTTTGTATTGGTGGATGATGTTCTGATGCTACTTGAGAGGGCTGCCTTGGAACCATTACCTCCAAAAGATGAGAAGGGTCCTCAAAATCGTACAAAAGTGAGTAGCTAACATCCTATACTAAGCAATGATGTTTGGTTGGTTGGTCTGACGCGTTTAAATCTCGGTTGTTGGTTGTGTGGTATAAAGGattcaattccttttttttttttgtagatatTTCATATTGTCAGCTATGTTTATGTTCAGGATATTGGAAAATCATTATCCGGTTAGGAAAAGACTTGTctaacaacaagaagttcattTCAACCTAGGATTTTTGGTTTACAGTTCTTTCTAACTTCTGACCATAAAAGGAAACTCTATACCCTTTATTCCCACGTCCTGAATTATGCTTCTCCTCACTGCTATCGGAAATTTGGATACATTGAATGCCATTATTCATTTTAGTAGTCTAGTATATCTTGATATCTAGCAGCGCTGTTCACTGTTCACTGACTGGTTAACTCACTGTTCAAGGTTTTTGTTGTTCTAGTCAAAACTCATTCTAAGGGAAAAGATCATTAGATGCAAAGATCAATAGATGTTGGTGTTTTAGTGATTAGAAGGATTCTTCATATCAAATTCTCACTTCTAGCCATCAAGGGAGTGCAAAATTAATATGAATAGGAATTTAGTACGTTTTGTAGCAAATAAGGAACATATTATAGTTGTTGGTGAGGATGTGTAATATCTGTTTAGTTTCCACTCTTTTAACTGCATGATTTCTGAACAATCATTCTGCTATTCTGTCAGGATGGAAATTCTGGAGAGGACTTCAACAAAGATTCTATTGAGCGGGATGAAAGGCGTCTTACGGAATTGGGTCGTAGGACTGTAGAAATATTTGTCCTTGCCCATATTTTCAGGTGTTCTATTAATCCTAATATATTCTTTTCTTGTTTATGTAATATTTGAAGATTGTCCCTTGGCCTTCTTTATTTTGAATCAGTTGCGAATTCTACTACATATATATTGTGGGTATGTTTCATACTAAATGGTAGGAGACTTATGGTTTATGATTTTATCTGTTAGTGAGAATTTTGGTTGGTAATGGATATGGGTCCTTATTATTGTGCTATCATCAAATTttcatttatatattttctttcataGGACGTGGCATGCCATGTTTCTTTTAGGATTGTGGTTCCTGGTATACTACACAAATTGAAATAGGTAGTGTTATGAAGAATGATTCATTCAAGTACTTTGAACTAAGCTGCTGCCTTGTGGCTGGAATtaaaaatgatgtaatttagaTCATCGCCCGCCCACGTAGGATAAGGGATTTTTGGATCCTGCACTATGAGTACACATTAAGAAGTAAGATATGGATTTTCATTGttagtaattttttttgcaAATTATTGCATATTATCTAGTTAATGCCATCTCCTTTGGTAATGTGGAATGGCTTCATAGTTAGAATCTTTGCCTAGTGAAAATAACAGTGCTTTTTCATTTTGGGCTTATTTTACCTCAAAACAGGTTAAGAGTGCGCATTTAGCGTTCTAATGAAGTTAGCAATTTTTTATTAGTGGAATTCAAATATTTACATTTTGGATTATGAATATTCccttggtggatgattgttgataatTTCGGAATTTGGACTATGAAAACCAATTGTACACCACTCTTTTCAACAGTCACGTGATATTCATATTTACTTGCCTATTCTTATTGATGGTGCCATTCTTTGTCCTATTTACATGCAGCAACAAAATTGAAGTTGCTTATCATGAATCTGTTGCATTGAAGAGGCAAGAGGAACTCATCCGTGAGGAAGAAGCAGCATGGCAGGCTGAAAGTGAGCAGAAGGCAAAGCGAGGAGCtactgaaaaggaaaagaagacaaagaaaaaacAGGTTTGATTCTGTTCTATGTAATATCTTGTTTAGAATGTAAATGCGACTTTTCAGAGTAGTTTTAGAGGATTATGATATTCCGAACTGGCCTATTAATGTGAATCAGTAGTGAGTCTAACACCATATGCCTCAACAGTTGTCAGCTGAAATGCTGTATTTGTTGATGACATATTAATTCCTTTCCTCTCATTCAAAAACACCAAATGGTTAATTAGTAGCACAATAATTTTTAGGATTACTATGTGGGAAAAAGCAGCCTCATGGGAATTGAATGTTTTTCTAGTAGCCTTTATTGGAATGGATATGTTTAGGAATGTTGCCAAGTCTATTTCCATGGATACTGGATAGGGTGCGTGTCTTTCTGAACAATGTTATCTTTTGGCTTCATTTTGTTCATATATTGCCACTTTGAAGACGAGACTGCCCCGTGGGATCCATTTTTAACTAATCTTACCTTCTAATCTTCTATTTGGGTCCTTTAGATAGTTGAAAAAATTCTCTTCCCACTCTAGGGTGGAAACTATAATCTATTATATGATGCTACCTTTTTGTTAACCTTAGTTGAAATTGAAACCACTGCAATAAGGAAGGGTTATTGGTTGCATTTGCTAAAAGTGTTTCCTTATTTTTCCCATTGATTGTTCACACACCTCCCTTGCTTCTTTTCTACAGGCTAAACAGAAAAAGAACAACCGGAAGGGTAAGGACAAAGGGAGGGAGGAAAGGCCCGATGTAGTAGCACAAGAGAAACAAGAACACCCTACTGAAGAAATGAAAGACTACACACGGGATGAAGAACAACCTGTACTTGAAAAGCCAGATACGCTGGAAGATGTATCTGATGTGTCTGATTCAGTGGATGGTGTTGCGGAAGTACCTCCGCTTGATTCTGAAGACAGAGATGCTGGTCCAATAAATTGGGATACCGACACATCAGAAGTCCATCCTCCCACAGAAGCTAGTAGCAGTGGTATTACTGGACTGTCATCCTTGCAAAACGGAGTAACTGAAATAAAGAGTCAATCTGTGATGGATGATAGTTCCTCAACATGTTCTACAGATTCTGTCCCATCAGTGGTAATGAATGGGTCATATAAGGGGAACTCATTATCTAGCTACAAAAACCAGAAATCTCCTGGCAGGTAAATATATAGCTTACATATCATGCTCTGAACTTGATGATTATACAAGGCACTTAATCAATGTACTGAATTCAAAATTGCAGGGGGAAACACCAACTCCCCAAGGCAATAAGTGACGGGAACAGTTGGCCAAATGAGACGGAAAGTCAGCCTTCTGGGCCTGTAGCGGATGCAGGATATCAGAACGATGCTTCTGGAAGTAGTAGTAAGGCGGGTGCATTTGAGTCAGAGCCTGCTGTTCACTCATTGCAGGATCGGATTAAATGGCTGGAGCAGCATGTTGTTAAGAAggtggatatttttttttatctgtaGAATTTTTATGGTGTCCACCTAGTTTTGAAGAGTTTGTTGCTGTTGTTGGCCCATCACTTGTATTTTTAACACCATAATTTGTTTAAGTCAGTGTCCTCAATGTTTCCTCTTGCATTTGCGATATTTTCATTATTCCTTGCTATCCCTAAACCCTGAACTTGTCAGCATTAAttgcaatttcttttatttttattttttattatccaTGAGTGACATAATTTTTTTGCACGTGGTGTATAACAGGAGGAAGAAGTTGTATCTCTGCAGAAAAAATTGAGTATCAATGATGGGGTTGATTTAGAAAGACCCTTGAAAGACAAGACACCAGCAGTAACATCCTCTCCTGGAAGCCCTTCTAAAGATGTGCCCCTGAATGGTCCACCAAAGTCAGAGAGCCAGAGTGGTGCTGTTGTAGAATCTATTCCACTTAGAAAAGGATCCTCAATTGGTGCACAACAGACTGAGAGAGTGGTACCTTTGACTACTTCACCGCAGAATAATGGCATGTCCAAACCTCATACTCAGAAGCCTACTACTCCAAAACCAGCTGAAAAAGCCATGGCACAGCAAATGCCTGTGATGTCTAGGCCTTCCAGTGCTCCTCTTGTTCCTGGTCCGAGGCCTACTTCTACTGTTGTGCCTACAGTTCAAGCTCAAACTGCTCCTCAGCTTGCCCGTTCAGTAAGTGCAGTGGGCCGGTTGGGGCCTGATCCATCGCCAGCAACTCATAGTTATGTTCCCCAGTCTTATAGAAATGCCATACTAGGTAACCATGTTGCTTCAGGTTCAACTGGTCTCGCACATACTAACTCCCCAAGTTCGGGAGTGAGCCCATCCCCAGTATACTCTCAGTCACCAGCCTTGGTATCTGCTCCAATGTTCTTACCTCGGAGCTCTGATATGATGGACCCAAGCCCAGTTAAGTCAGGCTTCCCGTTTGGCATGGTGACGCGGGATGTGTTGCATAATGGACCCCAGTGGATGGATAATTGTCAACGGGAATCAAGCAAAGGCATGAACTATGATCCCTCCTCCTTGCTTAATGATCAAAATTTCGACTACTTCCATCCTTTACATGGTGGGCAAAGGGAACACTTGTCTACTGAGTTCCCAGCCTGTACATCTGGGCGCCAAACCCAAGGTGTATCGGCAGATGAGTTCCCACACCTTGATATCATCAATGATCTGCTTGATGATGAACATGGCTTTGGTGCAGCTAGAGGAAGCTCTGCCTTTCACTCCGGTAATGGGCCAAGTCACTTAAATCGGCAGTTTTCTTACCCTGGCGATTTGGGCATATCTAATGACATGGGATCTGCAACCAGCTCGTGTAGGTTTGAGAGAACACGGAGTTACCAAGATGATGGGTACCAGAGGGGCTACACATTAGGGGGCCATTTCGAACCACTTAGGGAATTTACTCCGCAAGCTGGTTCGCTACCTTATGTGAATGGGCCAATTGATGGGTTAGTTCCAAACCAGTGGGCAATGGCTGGTTCTGATCTATCTCAACTTGGCATGAGGAACACAGGACCTGATGGTTACCCATACTACAATCCAGAATATTCGAATATGGCATGCAGGGCGAATGGTTACACTGTATTCCGGCCTTCTAAACAACAGTGAAAGAGAATGAAGGAACGATGGAGCCTGCCCGCAAACTAGTGGGTCACTGTCCGTTGTAATAATGTATTCGAGGAAATTGCTGGGTCATTACATTTGGAGTGAGGTTGTAATCTTTTTCATAAGAAAACATTTTGTAAAGAGTGTTTCTTCCACCCTTTTCTTAAGTTAGAAATGAAGGCTTGGTTTATATGCTGGGGTTTCTCGGTTCTCGGTTGAAGAAGCAGGCTTCAAATTTTTTCTCTTAACACTTATGCTCCTACCGCTTTGAGTGAAGGTTTTTTACTACTGTGATGTCCCCAAGTATCAAGCTCGTATTCGCTAGGTGCC is a window from the Malus domestica chromosome 16, GDT2T_hap1 genome containing:
- the LOC103453430 gene encoding TNF receptor-associated factor homolog 1a-like, coding for MAGISSEESGPGRSTEGISSGQRCLSGEALAEWRSSEQVENGTPSTSPPYWDSDDDDDGGPKPSELYGKYTWKIEKFSQINKRELRSNAFEVGGYKWYILIYPQGCDVCNHLSLFLCVANHDKLLPGWSHFAQFTIAVVNKDPKKSKYSDTLHRFWKKEHDWGWKKFMELSKVLDGFIDADTLIIKAQVQVIREKADRPFRCLDCQYRRELVRVYLTNVEQICRRFVEEKRSKLGKLIEDKARWSSFCSFWVGIEQNARRRMSREKMDAVLKVVVKHFFIEKEVTSTLVMDSLYSGLKALEGQTKSKKSKVKLLDTEEVRAPIVRAEKDMFVLVDDVLMLLERAALEPLPPKDEKGPQNRTKDGNSGEDFNKDSIERDERRLTELGRRTVEIFVLAHIFSNKIEVAYHESVALKRQEELIREEEAAWQAESEQKAKRGATEKEKKTKKKQAKQKKNNRKGKDKGREERPDVVAQEKQEHPTEEMKDYTRDEEQPVLEKPDTLEDVSDVSDSVDGVAEVPPLDSEDRDAGPINWDTDTSEVHPPTEASSSGITGLSSLQNGVTEIKSQSVMDDSSSTCSTDSVPSVVMNGSYKGNSLSSYKNQKSPGRGKHQLPKAISDGNSWPNETESQPSGPVADAGYQNDASGSSSKAGAFESEPAVHSLQDRIKWLEQHVVKKEEEVVSLQKKLSINDGVDLERPLKDKTPAVTSSPGSPSKDVPLNGPPKSESQSGAVVESIPLRKGSSIGAQQTERVVPLTTSPQNNGMSKPHTQKPTTPKPAEKAMAQQMPVMSRPSSAPLVPGPRPTSTVVPTVQAQTAPQLARSVSAVGRLGPDPSPATHSYVPQSYRNAILGNHVASGSTGLAHTNSPSSGVSPSPVYSQSPALVSAPMFLPRSSDMMDPSPVKSGFPFGMVTRDVLHNGPQWMDNCQRESSKGMNYDPSSLLNDQNFDYFHPLHGGQREHLSTEFPACTSGRQTQGVSADEFPHLDIINDLLDDEHGFGAARGSSAFHSGNGPSHLNRQFSYPGDLGISNDMGSATSSCRFERTRSYQDDGYQRGYTLGGHFEPLREFTPQAGSLPYVNGPIDGLVPNQWAMAGSDLSQLGMRNTGPDGYPYYNPEYSNMACRANGYTVFRPSKQQ